The window AAAATATAATTATCAAGTTACTCAAGGAATAAATTCCAATCAGTAAGTAATATAAATTGAAGGCTGTCTGAGTTAATTTGCTCAGACAGCCTTCTTTGTTAACATTATTGATTTTTATAATTTTGCGAACTCTTCCACTAACTCATTAAATCGTTTTAGGGAATTGGCAATTGGTATTGGCGAAGTCAAATCCACACCTGTCTTTTTTAATAATTCAAGTGGATAATCTGAACTGCCACTTTTTAAGAATTCCAAATATGATTCGAGTGTTTTTTTATCTCCTTCAAGGATTTTGGTAGCCAAATGAATGGCTGAAGCAAATCCAGTTGCATATTTATATACATAAAAAGGTCGATAAAAATGTGGAATTCTTGACCAGCCATATTTTACTTCATCATCGAACACCATTTCATCCCCATTGTATTCCCTAAACAGTGTTTCATAGGTTTGGTTGAATACTTCCACATTTAGTGGTATCCCCTGTTCAGCCATTTCATGGGTTTTCATCTCAAATTCTGCAAACATCACCTGAGTAAAATAGGTGCCTTTAAATTGATCAATAAAATGGTTTAGAAGGTGCTTACGGACTTCCTGGTTTTTTTCATTGTTTAACAAATAATTAATCATTAATACTTCATTGACCGTTGATGCCACTTCGGCTACAAAGATACTATACCCTGCTGTGATTTGAGGTTGATGCTGTGAGCTTAGTCTACTGTGAACACCATGACCACACTCATGGACTAGCGTAAATAAACTGTCCAAGTCGTCCTGGTGATTCAAAAGAATGTATGGATGCACGCCGTATATACCTAGATTGTATGCCCCTGAGCGCTTCCCAGGAGTTTCTCGAACGTCAATATATCTATTTGCTTTAAACTCTTTTAAAATATTAATGTAATCCACACCGAGTGGAGCTAATCCCTTGAGCATGGTATCAAACGCTTCCTCATAAGAAATTACCATTTTAACCCCTTGCACGAGTGGGACACTCATGTCATATTGGTGGAGTTCATCTATTTGCAATTTTTCTTTACGAATTTTGGAGTACAGGTGAAGTGATGTTATATTGTCTTTTGTAGAGGCAATTAGATTCTCATAAACCTCTTTAGGGACTTTATCACCGAACAGTGCTTTCTCTAAAGCTGAAGGATATTGACGAATCCTTGCTAAGGTAACATTATTTTTTATTGCTGCTGAAAGAGTTGAAGCAATTGTATTTTTTGATTCTAAATAGGGTTTATAGTAAGCCTTGTACGCTTCTCGACGTATTCTGCGGTCTTCATCTTCTATTAACTTTGAATACATTCCCCTTGTAAGCTCAACCTTTTCACCGTTTTCATTAGTAACTTCCCCGAACTTAATGTCTGCATTGTTGATCATTCCATAAGTATTACTTGGTGCGGAGAGTGCTTCACCTAACTGAGATAAGATTCCCTCCTGGTCTTTATTTAGAACGTGTTTCTTATAACGAAAAGAATCAATTAAGTCCTCTTCAAAATACTTTAGTCCCTCTTCAGCTGTAATGTATCCTTTTAGGTTTTCTTCATCCAAGCTCAATAAATATGGCATAAAAAAGGAGTTAGACGCGCTGACCTTGACACTTAAACCTTTTGTCCTGTCCAACAAGGATTGAGAAGCGGTATTCCTGGTGTCCTGATCCACCATCAGCATGCTATAAGCATAAACATGATTAAATTTATAAGACAACTCTTCCCTTTGTTTAAGATATTGATACAAACTTTTACCATCTTTAATAGCACCATCATATTCCTTCAGCTTTGCCGCCATCTTTTCAATTTGTGCAAGATCCTCTTCCCACTTACTCACATCAGAATAGATATCTTCCAAGTTCCATTTTTCAATGACTGGCACTTCTTCTCTGGATTGGTAATTTTTCATAAGATTCCCCTTTATATTTATTTAAGCTATCGAGAAAAAGACTTCCCTTTTTGCTTTAATATTACTTTATGTCCATTATAGTATAATTAATATTTTAACTGATAGGCTGTGTTAATGCTCATTGTTGATTTTTTGCACAATGTTGATTGGAGCGGAAATCAACATTTTAATTTAACACAGTCAACTGATAAAATAACAAAATCAGAAACGTTCATTTTAATGGAATGTTTATCAGCATAAAATTTACCCATTTAAAATGGGCGTGTTAAACAACGACATAAATATTATGCTAATATATAAATGCAGCGAAAAGTATATATATCCAAGCGGAATAATGAAAGAATAAGGAGGATAATATTTATGAAATATCAAAAAATCGCCAACACTGATTTAAATGTTTCTAACCTAGTCATGGGTAATATGCGTTTGACCCAACTTTCAATTCCAGAGGCTGAAAAACTAATCAGGACGGCAATGGATGAAGGAATTAACTTTTTTGATCACGCAGATATTTATGATTCTGGGCAATGTGAAGCCTTATTTGCTAAGGCAATTCAAATGAACACAACTATCCGAGAAAAAATGATTATCCAAAGTAAATGTGGCATCCGCTCTAAAGAAAACTATTTGGATTTTTCTAAAGAACATATTCTCGAGTCAGTTAACGGTATTCTGAAACGTCTAAAAACTGAATATCTTGACATTCTCCTACTACATCGCCCTGACCCGTTAATGGAACCTGCTGAAGTAGCCGAAGCGTTTGAAACACTTCATAATAGTGGAAAAGTAAAGTATTTTGGAGTTTCAAACTTTAATCCCTTACAAATTGAACTGCTGCAAAAATATATTCCACAAAAACTTGTGATAAATCAAATACAATTTAGTATTGTACATACACCTGTTATCGATTCAGGGATTGCTTTAAATATGAATATTGACCAAGCTATCAATCGCGACAGTAGCATCTTGGAATATTGCCGTCTCCATGATATCACTCTACAAGCGTGGTCACCGTTCCAAAGAGGGTTTTTTGAAGGTCCATTTCTCGGTGACTTAGTGCATTTTCCAGAACTGAACACGTTGCTCGACACACTTGCTGCAAAATATGGTGTAACGAATACTGCTATCGCAACTGCTTGGATTACACGTCATCCAGCCAACATTCAGGTTGTACTTGGAACGACCAATCCACAAAGGCTGAAAGATGCCTGTAAAGCATCAGAGATCACCCTAACAAGAGAAGAATGGTACTTAATTTATAAAGCAGCAGGGAATATTGTCCCTTAATAAAAAAAACGGCACTTTGTTAGGGTTCCTTTTCTAGTCAGAACAAAATGATAAAATCAAAGCGTTAATACCTCACCGAAAGAAGGAGCACCATTAAACGGTGTTCCTTCTTTCGGTTTCCTCATCTAAACCCTATTATCTATCGTCCAAATCATTGGCTGCATCTGGCATGGTTTTCCATACAAATCCTCTAGTTCCTTCCATAGCTTGTAGGTTTCCAGAACAAGGACTACCGTGCAATATAAAAATTTCCCTGTTAGATTATCTAACAGGGAAACATCCCTATATCTCATTTAGTGATAAAATCCCAAATAATGAAACATTCAAAATATTATGGTATTTATTTTGTTTCTCATGTTAACGAAGTAATGACAAAGGGGTAAGTGAATGAAAAATGCTCAGAATAGACTAGAAAACTATTTTCCTAACCAGCCAGAAATTCAAGACAAAACCAAATTCTATAAGGAGCAAAAACCTATTCTCTCTTGGTATAGTAAAGATATCGCTTTGTTTTACCAATTCAAAACAGATACAAGTATTCCTACGTTCCTTTCACTAATTCCAGATGGCTGCTTTGATATTTTATTTTGTTGTCATCCGAATTTTCCATCTGCATTTCTTTGGACCAGTCCACTCCATCGCAGAAAACAGCCTGAATTTAAAAAAGACTGCGAATATTTTGGTGTTCGATTTTTTCCCGAACAAAGTATTTTAAAGGTAAATTACCCTATGGAGGAACTTCTAGATAAGCAAATTCCGCTTTTTGATGTGATGAGTGGAAATAAATCCATAATTGAAAGAATTGCTTCGGGCGAATCTTTCTGTGAAAGAATCGAACAGTTTGAACAATTTTTAATTAGCACCCGCTTTAAAATGGGGAAAGATCAAAATATGGTCGAATTTGCCATACATCAAATTTATGCTTCACGGGGTCAATTGAATATTTGTGATTTATCCACTTCTATTGGATATTCTCAGCAATATATTCGCAGAAAGTTTGAAGAATATATTGGGTTTTCTCCAAAACAATTTTGCCAAGTTGTTAAATTTCAGAATTCCTTAGATATGGTTTTAGTAAAGGATAAATCTGAACTATACGATGTCATTTATGAAAATGGATATTATGATCAAGCGCACTTTATTAAGGAATTCAAGAAATTTATTCAACTTACACCTAAAGAATACAAGAAAATATTAAGCCATAGTCTTTAAAAGAGAAGTGTGGTTGATTTCCGCTCCAGGTGCTCGCTTTCCGCGGGGCGGGCGGTGAGCCTCCTCGGCGTGTTACGCCTGCGGGGTCTCACCTGTCCCGCTGCTCCCGCATGAGTCGAGCACCTTCCGCTCCAATCAACTTCTTTTTAAACTGTTTTCTTTCAAAAAAACCTATTAAAAAACAACAATCTTTTAGAAAGGCTGTTTTCACAAAGATTGTTGTTTTTTGAACAAATTTAATTTTTTTACCTAGGAATCCTCGGATTTTGGGCATAAATGCGGTTCTTTCGTTCCCGTTTTTCCAGTCGCCCCGAATTTTGGGCATCAATACGGCTCTTTCGTTCCCGTTTTTCCAGTCGCCTCGAATTTTGGGCATCAATACGGCTCTTTCGTTCCCATTTTTCCAGTCGCCTCGAATTTTGGGCATCAACACGGTTCTTTCGTTCCCATTTTTCCAGTCGCCTCGAAATTTTGGGCATCAATGTCCCAAATAGCGGCTAAGTGGGAACACATAAGTTCAGAAAGCAACAAAATTTACGAAAAGAGCTTTTAGAAAAGAGCCTTTTAATTATATGTAAAACACTAATACCCAATCGGTCCATAAAAGTTAGACTATTCCAAAAGCATATTTAGTCTTAGTTGAATAAAGTTCGTTTGCTTCCAAAATGGCCGATAGAAAATTAGGATGATCAATCATGTTAGGTGGTATTTGCGTCTCTAAACACAAACCTAAATGTTGGACAGATTGAACCCCTCTTATTTTGAATTTATTATTAAGTGCATTTCCAGAATAGAAAACCACACATGGCTGATCTGTTTCAATGACAAGTTTCCGCCCACTTTCATGATCAACTAGTGAAATTTCTTGGTCGTTATTCGTGTTTAATAGAAAAGGATGATCAAACCCATTACCCACTATTTTTGTTTGGGGATGTCCAGAATTGACTCCTTGTAATACCTGCTGACCATTTCTAAAATCGAACACAGTATTTTCAACAGGAAGAAATGTTCCGGTTGGCAAAAGTTGATCATCAAGCTCTAAATAACTATCACTTTTTAATGTTACTTCATGTGTTAATATGTTTCTTTTAAGATCTCCACTTAAATTAAAATACGAATGATTCGTTAAGTTAACAATTGTTTTTTTATCAGAAATAGCTTGATAAGAAATGATGATTTCATTGTCATTTTTTATTGTATATCTCACTTTAACCTTTAACGTGCCTGGGAACCCTTCTTCACCATCAAGGCTTGTATAGGTAAAGGTTATGTTCACTACATCCTTTTTTTCTTCAATTGATGAATTCCAAATAACTTGATTAAAGCCATGAGGTCCCCCATGAAGATTATTTCCATTATCGTTTTCTGCTAATTTAAATGTTTCCCCGTTTAAGGTAAACACCGCATTTTTAATTCTTCCACTAATCCGACCAATGACAGAACCAAAATATGCTGAAAAATTTAGGTACTCTTCAATTGTATCAAAACCTAAAACGACGTTTTCCTTTATACCGTTTTTATCAGGAACCACAATCTTTGTAATCGTGCAACCATAGTCAATACAAGTGAATTCCATTCCATTGTCGGTTCTCACTTGATACGACTTAACAACTTGACAATCCACTTCACCAAAGACATCTTTAGTAACTTTCATATCTTCTCCTTTTGCATTTTAAATATTTTTTTATACGTAAGAAAATTATATTTTGAGAAAATCCTTCAAGCCTACCTTAAGCTCTTTAGTATGAGTATATACCTGCTTATTCAAATGAAAAAGAGGATACTGTAAAGGTACACTTCCTTTATTAATAATCAAATTTTATCAATCACTGCTGGATAAGAATGACAGCCTAGTTTAAAATAAGCTTTATGGAAAAAAAGAATGGGATGGTGTTTTGATTCGATGAAACTTTTTACAGATATTGACCTAGATGGTCTAGGTTGTGGAGTAATCGCGAAGATTGCCTTTGGAGAAAAAGCTTATGTTTCGTATTGTTCATACCGGAATTTAAACCAACGGGTAGAACATTTTATTGATAACCCGGATTTTAACGATAAAGAAACATATATTACCGACCTTGCAGTTAATGAAGATGTAGAAAAAAAGCTAGAAAAACGATTTAATGAAGGACATCATATACAGATGATTGACCATCATGTCACCGCCATGCATTTTAACGAATACAAATGGGGGATGGTCATTCCTGAATATGACACAGGCAAAAAAACTTGCGCGACTTCTTTATTTTATGATTACTTGATTGAAAATAATAAAATCCAAGGAAGCAAAGCATTGGAGGAATTTGTTGATCTTGTTCGCCAATTTGATACTTGGGAATGGGATGCAAATGATAATGTCACCGCAAAACGACTAAATGATTTATTTTATATTTTGGACAAACGACAGTTTGAAGAAGAAATCTTAAAAAGGTTACAAGAGAATCCCGAATCTTTTTCATTAACTGAAACGGAAAACCTCCTTCTTGACGTGGAAGATCAGAAAATTAAACGATATATTTTTTCTAAAAACAGACAAATTGTCCAAACTACAACCGATGATTATTGCATAGGAATCGTCCATGCTGAGCAATATTTATCAGAACTCGGAAATGAGTTACATAAGTTAAACCCGCATCTGGATATGATTGTTATGCTGAACACTGGAGGCAAAAAAGTGGGCTTCAGGACAATCCACGATCATGTGGATGTTTCCGAATTTGCGTCGCGATTTGGTGGTGGCGGACATCCAAAAGCATCTGGATGTGAATTATCACAAACACTGTTTGAAAAATTTGTTGTCAATGTATTTCAGCTATCTCCAATAAAACCAGACCCTGATAGGAATGAACTAAATGTTAAAGGTGCCTCATATGGTACTTGTTATGAAAACAGTCGGGGAGAAATTTCATATATTCTGCCTTTATCTAACGAGAACTACGAAGTGATTCAAAATAATAAAAAATTAGAACAAACTTTTGATTCATATGAGAGTGCAGAAAATTATATTAAACGTCAGTCCAACTCATGGCTTCGTTTTGATAATGATTCACTTCTCCAACTTTCCACATCACTTTCAATACCAGTGGAAAAGGTAAAAAAGAACTACGGAAAAATCATTAAAGATGTTATTGAAGCTATTTAAAAAATAGACTATGTTAGTGCTCATTGTTGATTTGTTACACAATACTGATTGAAACGGAAGTCGTGCGCTCTGAGAAGGCTCCCGGACCGCCCTTAGGTGCACGAGCGCCTGGGGAGCGGAGGTTAACATTCTAATTTAACACAGCCTGATAATTAAACAAAAAAGTGCCAATTACCATCTAAATTGTGAATGGAAATTGGCACTTTGGCTATTCATTTTTTCTTACTTCTCCGCTAACTCAGCTAAAATAGGAAAAAGCTCCTCTAAATGTTTAATTTCATATGTTGGGATCACTTCATTTCGATCCTTATTATGGCGGTTAATCCATACCGTTTTGATTCCGGCCCGATTAGCGCCAAGAACATCCGTCATTAAATTATCTCCGACCATGATGACCTCTTCTTTTTTCAATGACATTAGTGATAATGCATGTTCAAAAATAGAAGGATCAGGCTTGCCTCTTCCAAAATCACCAGATATGACAATTTGATCAAAATAAGGAACAAGTTCTGGTGTAATCTCTAGTTTCGTTTTTTGTAAATCTGGTGATCCATTTGTCAAAAGTAGAAGCTGGTAATTCCCTTTCAATTTATCTAACGTATTAAAAGTCTCTTCATACACAAACGGTACCTTCCGGCGTTCTTGTGGGAAGCGTTCTGCTAATTCATATCCAAAGTCAGGGTCATCCACCCCCATA of the Bacillus sp. 1NLA3E genome contains:
- a CDS encoding HAD family hydrolase, producing MIKAVFFDLDDTLLWDQKSIKDAFEATCKIAEERYGFNPEQFEEAVREAARTLYSSYETYPFTQMIGINPFEGLWGNFLDDQDDFKKMKEIAPMYRKDAWTTGLKSMGVDDPDFGYELAERFPQERRKVPFVYEETFNTLDKLKGNYQLLLLTNGSPDLQKTKLEITPELVPYFDQIVISGDFGRGKPDPSIFEHALSLMSLKKEEVIMVGDNLMTDVLGANRAGIKTVWINRHNKDRNEVIPTYEIKHLEELFPILAELAEK
- a CDS encoding DHH family phosphoesterase, with amino-acid sequence MKLFTDIDLDGLGCGVIAKIAFGEKAYVSYCSYRNLNQRVEHFIDNPDFNDKETYITDLAVNEDVEKKLEKRFNEGHHIQMIDHHVTAMHFNEYKWGMVIPEYDTGKKTCATSLFYDYLIENNKIQGSKALEEFVDLVRQFDTWEWDANDNVTAKRLNDLFYILDKRQFEEEILKRLQENPESFSLTETENLLLDVEDQKIKRYIFSKNRQIVQTTTDDYCIGIVHAEQYLSELGNELHKLNPHLDMIVMLNTGGKKVGFRTIHDHVDVSEFASRFGGGGHPKASGCELSQTLFEKFVVNVFQLSPIKPDPDRNELNVKGASYGTCYENSRGEISYILPLSNENYEVIQNNKKLEQTFDSYESAENYIKRQSNSWLRFDNDSLLQLSTSLSIPVEKVKKNYGKIIKDVIEAI
- a CDS encoding helix-turn-helix domain-containing protein; the protein is MKNAQNRLENYFPNQPEIQDKTKFYKEQKPILSWYSKDIALFYQFKTDTSIPTFLSLIPDGCFDILFCCHPNFPSAFLWTSPLHRRKQPEFKKDCEYFGVRFFPEQSILKVNYPMEELLDKQIPLFDVMSGNKSIIERIASGESFCERIEQFEQFLISTRFKMGKDQNMVEFAIHQIYASRGQLNICDLSTSIGYSQQYIRRKFEEYIGFSPKQFCQVVKFQNSLDMVLVKDKSELYDVIYENGYYDQAHFIKEFKKFIQLTPKEYKKILSHSL
- a CDS encoding aldose epimerase family protein codes for the protein MKVTKDVFGEVDCQVVKSYQVRTDNGMEFTCIDYGCTITKIVVPDKNGIKENVVLGFDTIEEYLNFSAYFGSVIGRISGRIKNAVFTLNGETFKLAENDNGNNLHGGPHGFNQVIWNSSIEEKKDVVNITFTYTSLDGEEGFPGTLKVKVRYTIKNDNEIIISYQAISDKKTIVNLTNHSYFNLSGDLKRNILTHEVTLKSDSYLELDDQLLPTGTFLPVENTVFDFRNGQQVLQGVNSGHPQTKIVGNGFDHPFLLNTNNDQEISLVDHESGRKLVIETDQPCVVFYSGNALNNKFKIRGVQSVQHLGLCLETQIPPNMIDHPNFLSAILEANELYSTKTKYAFGIV
- the pepF gene encoding oligoendopeptidase F; protein product: MKNYQSREEVPVIEKWNLEDIYSDVSKWEEDLAQIEKMAAKLKEYDGAIKDGKSLYQYLKQREELSYKFNHVYAYSMLMVDQDTRNTASQSLLDRTKGLSVKVSASNSFFMPYLLSLDEENLKGYITAEEGLKYFEEDLIDSFRYKKHVLNKDQEGILSQLGEALSAPSNTYGMINNADIKFGEVTNENGEKVELTRGMYSKLIEDEDRRIRREAYKAYYKPYLESKNTIASTLSAAIKNNVTLARIRQYPSALEKALFGDKVPKEVYENLIASTKDNITSLHLYSKIRKEKLQIDELHQYDMSVPLVQGVKMVISYEEAFDTMLKGLAPLGVDYINILKEFKANRYIDVRETPGKRSGAYNLGIYGVHPYILLNHQDDLDSLFTLVHECGHGVHSRLSSQHQPQITAGYSIFVAEVASTVNEVLMINYLLNNEKNQEVRKHLLNHFIDQFKGTYFTQVMFAEFEMKTHEMAEQGIPLNVEVFNQTYETLFREYNGDEMVFDDEVKYGWSRIPHFYRPFYVYKYATGFASAIHLATKILEGDKKTLESYLEFLKSGSSDYPLELLKKTGVDLTSPIPIANSLKRFNELVEEFAKL
- a CDS encoding aldo/keto reductase; translated protein: MKYQKIANTDLNVSNLVMGNMRLTQLSIPEAEKLIRTAMDEGINFFDHADIYDSGQCEALFAKAIQMNTTIREKMIIQSKCGIRSKENYLDFSKEHILESVNGILKRLKTEYLDILLLHRPDPLMEPAEVAEAFETLHNSGKVKYFGVSNFNPLQIELLQKYIPQKLVINQIQFSIVHTPVIDSGIALNMNIDQAINRDSSILEYCRLHDITLQAWSPFQRGFFEGPFLGDLVHFPELNTLLDTLAAKYGVTNTAIATAWITRHPANIQVVLGTTNPQRLKDACKASEITLTREEWYLIYKAAGNIVP